In Streptomyces sp. NBC_01231, the sequence TGGGAGCCCTCGGGGCAGGCTTTGCGATCTTCTCCGTGGTCATGGCCACGCTGATCGGTCCGAAGCGGTACAACCGCGCCAAGCTCGAGGCCTACGAGTGCGGGATCGAGCCGACCCCCACGCCGGCCGGCGGCGGGCGTTTCCCCATCAAGTACTACCTGACGGCGATGCTCTTCATCGTCTTCGACATCGAGATCGTCTTCCTCTACCCCTGGGCCGTCACCTTCGACGCCCTGGGTGTTTTCGGGCTCGTGGAGATGCTGCTCTTCGTGCTCACCGTCTTCGTCGCGTACGCGTACGTATGGCGGCGCGGCGGCCTGGAATGGGACTGAGGGGCCTTTAGCCATGGGACTCGAAGAAAAGCTGCCGAGCGGCTTTCTGCTGACCACCGTCGAGCAGGCCGCGGGCTGGGTGCGCAAGTCGTCCGTCTTCCCCGCCACCTTCGGCCTCGCGTGCTGTGCCATCGAGATGATGACCACCGGCGCCGGCCGCTACGACCTGGCGCGCTTCGGCATGGAGGTCTTCCGCGGATCCCCGCGGCAGGCGGACCTGATGATCGTCGCCGGCCGGGTCAGCCAGAAGATGGCGCCGGTGCTCAGGCAGGTCTACGACCAGATGCCGAACCCCAAGTGGGTGATCTCCATGGGGGTCTGTGCCTCCTCGGGCGGCATGTTCAACAACTACGCCATCGTCCAGGGCGTCGACCACATCGTCCCGGTCGACATCTATCTCCCCGGCTGCCCGCCACGGCCGGAGATGCTGATTGACGCCATCCTCAAGCTCCACCAGAAGATCCAGACCTCCAAGCTCGGCGTGAACGCCGAGGAGGCGGCCCGGGAGGCGGAGGAAGCGGCGCTCAAGGCCCTGCCGACGATCGAGATGAAGGGGCTGCTGCGGTGAGCGACGCGAACGGCACCACGGGCGGGTCGAACGGGGTGAACCCCGAAAAGGACCTCGGCACCGACAACCTCCCCGGCCAGCGCGGCGAGGGCGGTGAGGAGATCCGCGTCCAGCGCGGCATGTTCGGCGCCAACAACGGCGGCGACACCTCCGGCTACGGCGGCCTGGTCCGCTCGGTCCGGCTCCCGGGAGCGGCGAGCCGTCCCTACGGCGGCTGGTTCGACGAGGTCGCCGACGAGCTGGAAGGCGCACTGGAGGAACAGGGGCTCCTGCCCGACAACGCGATCGAGAAGACGGTCGTCGACCGCGACGAGATCACCTTCCACATCGAACGCGAGCACCTGCTCCGCGTCGCCCGCACCCTGCGCGACGACCCCGCCCTGCGCTTCGAGCTCTGCACCGGCGTGAGCGGCGTCCACTACCCGCACGACAAGGGCCGCGAGCTGCACGCCGTCTACCACCTGCGCTCGATCACCCACAACCGGCTGATCCGCCTCGAAGTCAGCGCCCCGGACACCGACCGGCACATTCCGTCGCTGGTCTCCGTCTATCCGACCAACGACTGGCACGAGCGCGAGACCTACGACTTCTTCGGCATCGTCTTCGACGGTCACCCGGCCTTGACGCGGATCATGATGCCGGACGACTGGCAGGGCCACCCGCAGCGCAAGGACTACCCCCTCGGCGGCATCCCCGTCGAGTACAAGGGCGCCCAGATCCCGGCTCCGGACCAGCGGAGGTCGTACTCGTGAGCACTTCACATGCCTCCCCTCGGGAGACCACCGAAGGCACCGTCTACACAGTCACCGGTGGTGACTGGGACGAGGTCGTCCAGTCCGCGGCCCGCGCGGACGACGAGCGCATCGTCGTCAACATGGGGCCGCAGCACCCGTCCACCCACGGAGTGCTCCGGCTCATCCTGGAGATCGACGGCGAGACGGTCACCGAGGCCCGCTGCGGCATCGGCTACCTCCACACCGGCATCGAGAAGAACACCGAGTTCCGGACGTGGACGCAGGGCACCACGTTCGTGACGCGCATGGACTACCTGACGTCCTTCTTCAACGAGACCGCCTACTGTCTCGCCGTCGAGAAGCTCCTCGGCATCGAGGACCAGATCCCGGACCGCGCCACGCTCATCCGGGTGCTGCTGATGGAGCTGAACCGGCTCTCCTCGCACCTGGTGTGCATCGCCACCGGCGGCATGGAACTCGGCGCCACCACGATCATGATCTACGGATTCCGTGATCGTGAAATGATTCTCGACATCTACGAGCTCATCACGGGCCTTCGGATGAACCACGCGTACATCCGCCCCGGCGGTCTCGCGCAGGACCTGCCGCCCGGCGCGGTGGACCACATCCGCGAGTTCGTGAAGAAGATGAAGAAGAACCTCCCGGAGTACGACAAGCTCGCCACCGGGAACCCCATCTTCAAGGCCCGTATGCAGGACGTCGGCTATCTCGACCTGGCCGGCTGCATGGCCCTCGGCGCCACCGGCCCGATCCTGCGCTCCACCGGCCTGCCGCACGATCTGCGCAAGACACAGCCGTACTGCGGCTACGAGACGTTCGACTTCGACGTCCCCACCGCCGACTCCTGCGACTCCTACGGCCGCTTCCTGATCCGGCTGGAGGAGATGCGCCAGTCCCTCAGGATCGTCGAGCAGTGCCTGGACCGGTTGCAGCCCGGCCCGGTCATGGTCGCCGACAAGAAGATCGCCTGGCCCGCCCAGCTCGCCCTGGGCCCGGACGGCCTCGGCAACTCCCTCGACCACATCAAGAAGATCATGGGCACGTCCATGGAGGCCCTGATCCACCACTTCAAGCTGGTCACCGAGGGTTTCCGCGTGCCGCCGGGACAGGCGTACGCGGCGGTCGAGTCGCCCAAGGGCGAGCTCGGGGTGCACGCCGTCTCCGACGGAGGCACCCGCCCCTACCGGGTCCACTTCCGGGACCCGTCCTTCACCAACCTGCAGGCCATGGCGGCGATGTGCGAGGGCGGCCAGGTCGCCGACGTCATCGTCGCTGTCGCGTCCATCGACCCCGTGATGGGAGGCGTCGACCGGTGACCACCTCTTCTTCGGAGCGGGGCGTCAGCCTGGGCATGCCCGAACTGCCCGCACCCGCTTACCCGGACGACGTCCGAGCGAGGCTGGAGACGGACGCGCGGGAGATCATCGCCCGCTACCCGGACTCCCGCTCGGCGCTCCTGCCGTTGCTGCATCTCGTGCAGTCGGAGGAGGGCCACGTCACGCGGACCGGGATGCGGTTCTGCGCGGACGTGCTGGACCTGACCACGGCCGAGGTGACCGCGGTCGCCACCTTCTACTCCATGTACCGGCGCCGGCCCAGCGGCGACTACCAGGTGGGCGTGTGCACCAACACGCTGTGCGCGGTGATGGGAGGCGACGCGATCTTCGAGACCCTCCAGGAGCACTTGGGCGTCGGCAACGGCGAGACCACCGACGACGGCAAGGTCACCCTGGAGCACATCGAGTGCAACGCGGCCTGCGACTTCGCTCCGGTGGTGATGGTCAACTGGGAGTTCTTCGACAACCAGACTCCCGCCACCGCGAAGCGCCTCGTCGACGACCTGCGGGCCGACCGGCCCGTCGAGCCCACGCGCGGGGCGCCGCTGTGCACCTTCAAGGAGACCGCCCGGATCCTGGCCGGCTTCCCCGACGAGCGGCCCGGGGCCGTCGAGGCGAGCGGCGGAGCGGGACCCGCTTCGCTGGTGGGCCTTCGCCTGGCAAGGGGAGAGGCCGCACCCGCGCGCGTGGTCCATCCGCGTGACGGCGGTCCGCACGACGAGCCGCAGCACAGGGCCGTCCATGAACCGTCACCGACCGAGCACCTGAGCTCACACGACGCGCCACAGGACACGTCGGCCTCCGACCCCGCCCACCCGGCAGGGCCTGCCGCCGAGGAGGGGGAGTGATGACCGTGGCAGCCGAACTCAAAGACACCAGCCCCGAGAAGCTGCTCGCACCCGTGCTGTCGGCCTTCTGGGACGCGGACGAGTCCTGGACTCTGGACGTCTACCGAAGGCACGAAGGGTACGAGGGGCTCCGCAAGGCGCTCGCGATGTCGCCGGACGACCTGATCGCGTACGTCAAGGACTCCGGTCTGCGCGGCCGCGGTGGCGCGGGATTCCCGACGGGAATGAAATGGCAGTTCATTCCGCAGGGAGATGGAAAGCCGCACTATCTAGTTGTCAACGCCGACGAGTCGGAGCCAGGGACCTGCAAGGACATCCCGCTCCTCTTCGCGAACCCGCACAGCCTCATCGAGGGCATTGTCATCGCGTGTTATGCCATCAGGTCTTCGCATGCCTTCATCTATCTGCGTGGTGAAGTCGTTCCCGTGTTGCGGCGGTTGCACGAGGCCGTGCGTGAGGCCTACGCGGCGGGCTACCTGGGCGAGAACATCCTGGGCAGCGGACTCGACCTCCAACTCACCGTGCACGCGGGCGCGGGCGCGTACATCTGCGGTGAGGAGACCGCACTGCTCGACTCGCTCGAAGGCCGCAGGGGTCAACCGCGGCTCCGTCCCCCCTTCCCTGCCGTCGCGGGCCTCTATGCGTGCCCGACTGTGGTGAATAACGTCGAATCGATCGCGTCAGTTCCCGCGATCCTGCACAAGGGCAAAGAATGGTTCAGGTCGATGGGCAGCGAGAAGTCCCCGGGCTTCACGCTCTACTCGCTCAGCGGCCATGTCACCAATCCCGGTCAGTACGAGGCCCCGCTCGGCATCACGCTCCGCCAACTCCTCGACATGAGCGGCGGCATGCGAGCCGGGCATCGCCTCAAGTTCTGGACGCCGGGCGGCTCCTCGACTCCGATGTTCACCGACGAGCATCTCGACGTCCCTCTTGATTACGAAGGAGTGGGCGCCGCGGGTTCCATGCTGGGCACAAAAGCTCTGCAATGTTTCGACGAGACGACCTGCGTGGTCCGTGCCGTCACCCGCTGGACCGAGTTCTACGCCCACGAGTCCTGCGGCAAGTGCACACCGTGCCGCGAAGGGACGTACTGGCTCGTGCAGTTGCTGCGTGACATCGAGGCCGGCAAGGGCGTCATGTCCGACCTCGACAAGCTGAACGACATCGCCGACAACATCAACGGCAAGTCGTTCTGCGCCCTCGGTGACGGCGCCGCCTCGCCGATCTTCTCCTCGCTCAAGTACTTCCGTGAGGAGTACGAGCAGCACATCACGGGCCGCGGCTGCCCCTTCGACCCGGCCAAGTCGACGGCCTGGGCCGACCGCACGGAGGTGAACGCATGACTGTGACCACCAGCGCTCCCTCGGGCGGGGGAGAGGCGGCGGTCCCGCCGGAGGACCTCGTCACGCTGACGATCGACGGCGCCGAGATCAGCGTGCCCAAGGGCACCCTGGTCATCCGGGCCGCCGAAGAGCTCGGCATCGAGATCCCCCGGTTCTGCGACCACCCCCTCCTCGACCCGGCCGGCGCCTGCCGCCAGTGCATCGTCGAGGTCGAGGGCCAGCGCAAACCGATGGCCTCCTGCACCATCACCTGCACCGACGGGATGGTGGTGAAGACCCACCTCACCTCGCCGGTCGCCGAGAAGGCCCAGCACGGTGTGATGGAGCTCCTCCTCATCAACCACCCGCTGGACTGCCCGGTCTGCGACAAGGGCGGCGAGTGCCCCCTGCAGAACCAGGCGATGTCCCACGGCCAGGCCGAGTCCCGCTTCGAAGGAAAGAAGCGGACGTACGAGAAGCCCGTTCCGATCTCCACGCAGGTGCTGCTCGACCGTGAGCGGTGCGTGCTGTGCGCCCGTTGCACCCGGTTCTCCAACCAGGTCGCGGGCGACCCGATGATCGAGCTGATCGAACGGGGCGCGCTCCAGCAGGTCGGCACCGGCGAGGGCGACCCCTTCGAGTCGTACTTCTCCGGCAACACCATCCAGATCTGCCCCGTCGGCGCGCTGACCTCGGCGGCGTACCGATTCCGCTCCCGTCCCTTCGACCTGGTCTCCTCGCCCTCCGTGTGCGAGCACTGTGCCGGCGGCTGCGCCACCCGCACGGACCACCGGCGCGGCAAGGTCATGCGGCGGCTCGCGGCCAACGACCCCGAGGTCAACGAGGAGTGGATCTGCGACAAGGGACGGTTCGGGTTCCGGTACGCGCAGCAGCGGGACCGGCTCCAGACGCCCCTGGTGCGCAACCCGGAGGGTGACCTGGTGCCGGCCTCCTGGCCGGAGGCGCTGCAGATCGCGGCCCAGGGACTGCTCGCCTCGCGCGGGCGGGCCGGGGTCCTGACCGGCGGGCGCCTCACCATCGAGGACGCCTACGCGTACAGCAAGTTCGCGCGCGTGGCGCTCGACACCAACGACATCGACTTCCGCGCGCGCGTGCACAGCGGCGAGGAAGCCGACTTCCTGGCCGCCCAGGTCGCCGGACGCGGCCGTGACCTCGACGGTACGGGCGTCACGTACACCGCCCTGGAGAAGGCACCCGCCGTTCTGCTGGTCGGGTTCGAGGCCGAGGAGGAGGCGCCCGGCGTCTTCCTGAGGCTGCGCAAGGCCTGGCGCAAGCACGGACAGAAGGTCTTCTCCCTCGCCACGCACGCCACACGCGGCCTGGAGAAGGCGGGCGGCACGCTGCTGCCGGCCGCCCCAGGCACCGAGACCGAGTGGCTCGAGGCGCTCGCGAGCGGGGTCGGGCTGGAGGACGGCGGCGCGACGGCCGCCGAGGCGCTGCGGGCCGAGGGCTCGGTGATCGTCGTAGGAGAGCGTCTCGCCTCCGTGACGGGCGGCCTGGCCGCCGCCGTACGGGCCTCGTCCGCGATCGGCGCGCGGCTGGTGTGGATCCCGCGCCGGGCCGGGGAGCGCGGTGCCGTCGAGGCGGGCGCGCTGCCCTCGCTGCTGCCGGGCGGGCGCCCGGCGACCGACCCACGCGCGCGGGACGAGGTCGCCGCGGTATGGGGCCTGGCCGAACTGCCGCACCGCTACGGGCGCGACACCGGCCAGATGGTCGAGGCCGCCATCAGTGGCGAACTCCAGGCGCTGGTGGTCGCCGGCGTCGAGGTCGACGACCTGCCGGACCCGGCACGCGCGCGTGAAGCACTCCAGGAGGCCGGCTTCCTGGTGTCGCTCGAGCTGCGGCCCAGCGAGGTCACCGAACTCGCGGATGTCGTCCTTCCGGTCGCCGCGGTGGCCGAGAAGGCCGGCACGTTCCTCAACTGGGAAGGCCGGGTGCGCTTCTTCGAGGCCGCGCTCAAGCCCGACCAGATGACCCGCAATCTCGCGCCCACCGACGCGCGCGTACTGCAGATGCTGGCCGACGCCATGGACGTACACCTGGGGCTGCCGGATCTGCGCACTGCGCGCGCGGAGCTGGACCGGCTGGGCCCCTGGGACGGCCCACGCGCCACCGAACCCCTGGAGACCACGGCCCCCTTGCCGAGGCCGGCCGCCGGAGAGGCCGTACTGGCCGGGCACCGGCTGCTGCTCGACCGGGGCGTCCTCCAGCAGGGCGACGAGGCGCTCGCCGGGACACGGCACGCGGCCCACGCGCGCGTGTCGCCCGCCACGGCCGCCGAGGCGGGCGTGAAGGACGGCGACGTGCTCGCCGTGACCGCGACCACCGGCACGGTCGAACTCCCCCTCCGGATCACCGAGATGCCCGACCGGGTGGTCTGGCTCCCGCTGAACTCCGTGGGCGGGGGCGTCGCCTCCGACACCGGGGCGCGACCCGGTTCACTCGTCCGCATCGGACCGGCGACGCTCGCCGCCGAAGTCACCGAGGAGGTGGAGGCATGAGTCCGTACCTCGCCGCTGAAGACCTCTCGATGTTCGGCACCGACCCCTGGTGGCTGGTCGTCATCAAGGCGGTGTTCTGCTTCGCCTTCCTGATGCTGACCGTGCTGTTCTCCATCGTGTGGGAGCGCAAGGTCGTCGCCTGGATGCAGCTGCGCATCGGCCCCAACCGGCACGGCCCCTGGGGCATGCTCCAGTCGCTCGCCGACGGCATGAAGCTGATGCTCAAGGAAGACGTCATCGTCAAGCGCGCGGACAAGGTGGTGTACGTCCTCGCGCCGATCGTCGCGGCCATCCCGGCCTTCATGGCGATCGCGGTGATCCCCTTCGGCCCGGCCGGCAACGAGATCTCGATCTTCGGGCACCGCACCGCGATGCAGCTCACCGACCTGCCGATCGCGATGCTCTACATCCTCGCGGTCGCCTCGGTGGGCATCTACGGCATCGTGCTCGCCGGTTGGAGCTCCGGCTCCACCTATCCGCTGCTGGGCGGTCTGCGCTCCTGCGCGCAGATGATCTCGTACGAGATCGCCATGGGCGCCGCGTTCGCGTCGGTGTTCCTCTACTCGGGGTCGATGTCGACCTCGACGATCGTCGAACAGCAGCAGGACCGCTGGTACATCCTGCTGCTGCCGGTCTCCTTCCTGATCTACATCGTGACGATGGTCGGCGAGACCAACCGCGCCCCCTTCGACATGCCGGAGTCCGAGGGCGACCTGGTCGGCGGTTTCAACACCGAGTACTCGTCGATCAAGTTCGCGATGTTCATGCTCGCCGAGTACGTGAACATGGTGACGGTCTCGGCCGTTTCGACGACGCTCTTCCTGGGCGGCTGGCGAGCCCCGTGGCCGATCAGCACCTTCTGGGAGGGCGCCAACCACGGCTGGTGGCCGCTGCTCTGGTTCGTGATCAAGGTGCAGCTGCTGCTGTTCGGCTTCATCTGGCTGCGCGGCACCCTCCCGCGTGTCCGCTACGACCAGCTGATGAAGCTCGGCTGGAAGGTCCTCATCCCGATCTCCCTGGTCTGGCTGATGCTCGTCGCCACCGTGCGGACCCTCAGGAACGAGAACTACGGCTTCGCCGACATCGCCCTCTACGTCGCCGGCGGCGTCCTCGCCCTGCTGCTGCTCTCCTTCGTCGTCGACATGTTCCGCGAGAAGGCGAAGACGGCCGAACAGGCCGCCGAGGAACCGGCCGGGTTCGACCCGATGGCCGGCGGATTCCCCGTACCGCCGCTGCCCGGACAGGAGCTTCCACCGGTGCCACGGCGCCGCTCGCGCCGCGAGCGGGAGCTGATTGTCAGTGGTGGGCCCGATACTCAGAGTGACGGAACTCTGGATGGAAAGGAGGCGTCCGATGGCTGAGGAGCCCAAGGAGGCCGGGCAGCCGAAGCCCGGCTTCCAGAACCCCGTGGCCGGCTTCGGCGTGACCTTCAAGGCCATGTTCAAGAAGCGGCTGACCGAGCAGTACCCGGAGCAGCAGAAGACCACCGCTCCCCGCTTCCACGGACGGCACCAGCTCAACCGCCATCCGGACGGCCTGGAGAAGTGCGTCGGCTGCGAACTGTGCGCCTGGGCCTGCCCCGCCGACGCCATCTACGTGGAGGGCGCCGACAACACCGACGAGGAGCGCTACTCGCCGGGCGAGCGGTACGGCCGCGTCTACCAGATCAACTACGCCCGCTGCATCCTGTGCGGCCTGTGCATCGAGGCGTGTCCCACACGCGCGCTCACGATGACCAACGAGTTCGAACTGGCCGACTCCAGCCGCGCCAACCTCATCTACACCAAGGAACAACTGCTCGCGGGCCTCGAAGAGGGCATGGTCGACTCCCCGCACTCCATCTTCCCGGGGACGGACGAGCAGGACTACTACCAGGGTCTGGTGACCGAGGCCGCGCCCGGGACGGTGCGGCAGGTCGCCTTCTCCAAGGGCGAGGTTCCGCAGGAGGCCGCGTCCACCTTCGGCGAGGACGAGCCGACGTCGGAGAAGGTGATCGGCCGATGACCGCGCAACTCGCCGCCTACGCCACCTCCACCGGCGAGGCCTTCCAGTTCTGGCTGCTCGGCACCGTCGCCGTGATCGGCGCCCTGTGCACCGTCTTCATGAAGAAGGCCGTGCACAGCGCGCTCTGCCTCGCCGGCACCATGATCATCCTGGCGGTGTTCTACCTCGCCAACGGCGCCTACTTCCTGGGCGTCGTCCAGATCGTCGTCTACACCGGCGCGATCATGATGCTGTTCCTGTTCGTGGTAATGCTCGTCGGCGTCACCGCGGCGGACTCCCTCAAGGAGACCATCAAGGGCCAGCGCTGGCTGGCCCTGCTGTGCGGAGTCGGTTTCGCCGTCCTGCTGTTCGCGGGCATCGGCAACGCCTCCCTCACCGAGTTCAACGGTCTCGGCCAAGCCAACGCGAACGGCAACGTGGAGGGCCTCGCCGCCCTCATCTTCACGAAGTACGTGTTCGCCTTCGAGATCACCGGTGCCCTGCTGATCACCGCGGCCGTCGGCGCCATGGTGCTCACCCACCGCGAGCGCACCGAACGCCCCAAGTCCCAGCGTCAGCTGGCCGAGGAGCGGGTGCGCGAGAACAAGCACGTACCGCCGCTGCCGGCGCCCGGCGTGTACGCCCGGCACAACGCCGTGGACATCGCGGGCCTGCTGCCCGACGGCACCCCGTCCGACCTCACCGTCAGCAAGACGCTGCGGGAGCGCGGACAGATCCGTGACGTGTCGCAGGAAGCGCTCAACGACCTGCGGGTCCTGGAGCAGCGCGCCACGGAGCGCCTGGAGCGGACCGAGATCGAAGCGGCGAACCTCAAGCGGGCCGAGGAGGCGTCGAAGTGAACCCCGTCAACTATCTCTATCTCGCAGCCCTGTTGTTCACGATCGGCGCCACCGGAGTGCTGATCAGGCGCAACGCGATCGTGGTGTTCATGTGCGTCGAGCTGATGCTCAACGCCTGCAACCTCGCCTTCGTCGCCTTCTCCCGGATGCACGGCAATCTCGACGGCCAGATCATCGCCTTCTTCACGATGGTCGTCGCCGCCGCGGAGGTCGTGGTCGGGCTCGCGATCATCGTGTCGCTGTTCCGTTCCCGCCACTCGGCCTCGGTCGACGACGCCAGCCTGATGAAGCTGTAAGGGGTCGCTGAACCGTGACTAACGCTGACAACCTGATTGCGCTGCTCGTCGCGGCGCCTCTGCTCGGAGCGGCGGTCCTGCTGTGCGGCGGCCGGCGGCTGGACGCCGTCGGCCACTGGATCGGCACGGCCCTGGCCGCCGCGTCCTTCGTGATCGGCGTGATCCTCTTCGCCGACCTGCTCGGCAGGAGCGCCGAAGACCGCACGCTCACCCAGCACCTGTTCAGCTGGATCCCGGTCGAGGGCTTCCAGGCGGACGTGGGATTCCAACTCGATCAGCTGTCGATGACCTTCGTCCTGCTGATCACCGGCGTCGGCTCGCTGATCCACCTGTACTCGGTCGGGTACATGGAGCACGACGAGCGTCGCCGCCGCTTCTTCGGCTACCTGAACCTGTTCCTCGCGGCGATGCTGCTGCTCGTCCTCGCCGACAACTACCTGCTGCTGTACGTCGGCTGGGAGGGCGTCGGTCTGGCGTCCTACCTGCTGATCGGGTTCTGGCAGCACAAGCCCAGCGCGGCCACCGCGGCGAAGAAGGCCTTCCTGGTCAACCGCGTCGGCGACATGGGTCTGTCGATCGCGATCATGCTGATGTTCACGACCTTCGGGACGTTCGCCTTCGGCCCGCTGCTCGGCACCCTCGAGGAGCCGGGACTGGCCGGCGACGCCACCGAGGGCAAGCTCACCGCGATCGCCCTGATGCTGCTGCTCGCGGCCTGCGGCAAGTCCGCCCAGGTGCCGCTGCAGTCCTGGCTCGGCGACGCGATGGAGGGTCCGACTCCGGTCTCGGCCCTCATTCACGCCGCCACCATGGTGACCGCGGGCGTGTACCTGATCGTCCGCTCCGCGGCCGTCTTCAACGCCGCCCCCGACGCCCAACTCGTCGTCACCGTCGTCGGTGCCGTCACGCTCCTGTTCGGTGCGATCGTCGGTTGCGCGAAGGACGACATCAAGAAGGCGCTGGCCGGTTCGACCATGTCGCAGATCGGCTACATGGTCCTCGCCGCGGGCCTCGGGCCCATCGGCTACGTCTTCGCGATCATGCACCTGGTGACGCACGGCTTCTTCAAGGCCGGGCTGTTCCTCGGCGCCGGTTCGGTCATGCACGGCATGAACGACGAGGTCGACATGAGGAAGTACGGCGGCCTCAGGAAGTACATGCCGATCACCTTCATCACCTTCGGCCTCGGCTACCTCGCCATCATCGGCTTCCCCGGCCTGTCCGGCTTCTTCTCCAAGGACAAGATCATCGAGGCCGCCTTCGCCAAGGGCGGCACCGAGGGCTGGATCCTCGGCGCGTGCGCCCTGCTGGGCGCGGCCATCACGGCGTACTACATGACGCGCGTGATGCTGATGACGTTCTTCGGTGAGGAGCGCTGGCGCAACGCTCCGACGTCCTCCCCGGCCGAGCCGAGCGTGGAGCCTGCCGCCGAGCACCACGGCGAGCACGCCGAACCGCACCCGCACGAGTCGCCCAAGTCCATGACGATCCCGATGATCGTGCTGGCGTTCGGATCGGTCTTCGCGGGGGGATTCTTCAGCATCGGCGACCGCTTCCTGCACTGGCTGGAGCCCGTCACCGGCCACAACCACGGGAACTCCCCGGTCAGCGCGCTGACGGTCACCCTCGCCACGATGGTGGTGCTCGTCGTCGGTGTCGCCGTCGCGTACGCCCAGTACGGCCGCCGTCCTGTCCCGGTCCTCGCCCCGCGCGGGTCGCTGCTCACCCGGGCCGCCCGCCGCGATCTGCTCCAGGACGACTTCAACCACGTGGTCCTGGTCCGAGGCGGAGAGCACCTCACGCGCTCCCTGGTGTACGTCGACCACACCCTGGTCGACGGTGTCGTCAACGGCACGGCGGCCTCGATGGGCGGCCTCTCCGGGCGGATGCGCAGGCTGCAGAACGGCTTCGCGCGGTCGTACGCGGTCTCGATGTTCGGCGGTGCGGCGGTCCTCGTCGCCGCGACCCTGCTGATGAGGGCGGTCTGATACCGATGTCCTTTCCCCTGCTGACAGCGACGGCGGCGCTCCCGGCCGTCGGCGCGATCGCCACGGCCGCCGTACCGGCCGCCCGGCGCACCGCCGCCAAGTGGCTCGCGCTGCTCGTCTCGCTCGCCACACTCGTGCTCGCCGCCGTCGTGCTGGTGCGTTTCGACCCGGACGGCGACCGCTACCAGCTCACCGAATCCCACTCCTGGATCAAGGACTTCGGGGTCCGGTACGAGCTCGGCGTGGACGGCATCGGGGTGGCGCTCGTCGCGCTGACCGCGCTGCTGATCCCGTTCATCATCCTCGCGGGCTGGCACGACGCCGACCCGCTGGAGACCGGCAACAAGCGGTGGCGGCCGACTCAGGGGTTCTTCGCCCTGATCCTGGCCGTCGAGGCGATGGTGATCCTCTCCTTCGAGGCCACCGACGTCTTCCTCTTCTACATCTTCTTCGAAGCCATGCTGATCCCGATGTACTTCCTCATCGGCGGCTTCGGGGACCGTGCCCACGCCGGCTCCGACGAGAACGCGGCGACCCAACGCTCGTACGCGGCCGTGAAGTTCCTGCTCTACAACCTGGTCGGCGGCCTGATCATGCTGGCCGCGGTGATCGGTCTGTACGTGGTCGCCGGGAACTTCTCGCTCCAGGAGATCGCCGAGGCACGGGCCAACGGCTCGCTCGACATGGCGACCAACACCGAACGCTGGCTGTTCCTGGGCTTCTTCTTCGCGTTCGCGGTGAAGGCGCCCCTGTGGCCGCTGCACACCTGGCTGCCCAACGCGATGGGGGAGGCCACCGCCCCGGTCGCCGTCCTCATCACGGCGGTCGTCGACAAGGTGGGCACCTTCGCGATGCTCCGCTTCTGCCTCCAACTGTTCCCGGAGGCGTCGAAGTGGGCGACGCCCGTCATCCTCGTACTGGCGCTGATCAGCATCATCTACGGGGCGCTGCTCGCCGTCGGCCAGCGGGACATCAAACGGCTGGTGGCGTACGCGTCGATCTCGCACTTCGGCTTCATCATCCTGGGCATCTTCGCGATGACCAGCCAGGGCCAGTCCGGGGCGACGCTCTACATGGTCAACCACGGCAT encodes:
- a CDS encoding NADH-quinone oxidoreductase subunit C, with the protein product MSDANGTTGGSNGVNPEKDLGTDNLPGQRGEGGEEIRVQRGMFGANNGGDTSGYGGLVRSVRLPGAASRPYGGWFDEVADELEGALEEQGLLPDNAIEKTVVDRDEITFHIEREHLLRVARTLRDDPALRFELCTGVSGVHYPHDKGRELHAVYHLRSITHNRLIRLEVSAPDTDRHIPSLVSVYPTNDWHERETYDFFGIVFDGHPALTRIMMPDDWQGHPQRKDYPLGGIPVEYKGAQIPAPDQRRSYS
- a CDS encoding NADH-quinone oxidoreductase subunit D; the encoded protein is MSTSHASPRETTEGTVYTVTGGDWDEVVQSAARADDERIVVNMGPQHPSTHGVLRLILEIDGETVTEARCGIGYLHTGIEKNTEFRTWTQGTTFVTRMDYLTSFFNETAYCLAVEKLLGIEDQIPDRATLIRVLLMELNRLSSHLVCIATGGMELGATTIMIYGFRDREMILDIYELITGLRMNHAYIRPGGLAQDLPPGAVDHIREFVKKMKKNLPEYDKLATGNPIFKARMQDVGYLDLAGCMALGATGPILRSTGLPHDLRKTQPYCGYETFDFDVPTADSCDSYGRFLIRLEEMRQSLRIVEQCLDRLQPGPVMVADKKIAWPAQLALGPDGLGNSLDHIKKIMGTSMEALIHHFKLVTEGFRVPPGQAYAAVESPKGELGVHAVSDGGTRPYRVHFRDPSFTNLQAMAAMCEGGQVADVIVAVASIDPVMGGVDR
- the nuoF gene encoding NADH-quinone oxidoreductase subunit NuoF, yielding MMTVAAELKDTSPEKLLAPVLSAFWDADESWTLDVYRRHEGYEGLRKALAMSPDDLIAYVKDSGLRGRGGAGFPTGMKWQFIPQGDGKPHYLVVNADESEPGTCKDIPLLFANPHSLIEGIVIACYAIRSSHAFIYLRGEVVPVLRRLHEAVREAYAAGYLGENILGSGLDLQLTVHAGAGAYICGEETALLDSLEGRRGQPRLRPPFPAVAGLYACPTVVNNVESIASVPAILHKGKEWFRSMGSEKSPGFTLYSLSGHVTNPGQYEAPLGITLRQLLDMSGGMRAGHRLKFWTPGGSSTPMFTDEHLDVPLDYEGVGAAGSMLGTKALQCFDETTCVVRAVTRWTEFYAHESCGKCTPCREGTYWLVQLLRDIEAGKGVMSDLDKLNDIADNINGKSFCALGDGAASPIFSSLKYFREEYEQHITGRGCPFDPAKSTAWADRTEVNA
- the nuoE gene encoding NADH-quinone oxidoreductase subunit NuoE; this encodes MTTSSSERGVSLGMPELPAPAYPDDVRARLETDAREIIARYPDSRSALLPLLHLVQSEEGHVTRTGMRFCADVLDLTTAEVTAVATFYSMYRRRPSGDYQVGVCTNTLCAVMGGDAIFETLQEHLGVGNGETTDDGKVTLEHIECNAACDFAPVVMVNWEFFDNQTPATAKRLVDDLRADRPVEPTRGAPLCTFKETARILAGFPDERPGAVEASGGAGPASLVGLRLARGEAAPARVVHPRDGGPHDEPQHRAVHEPSPTEHLSSHDAPQDTSASDPAHPAGPAAEEGE
- a CDS encoding NADH-quinone oxidoreductase subunit B produces the protein MGLEEKLPSGFLLTTVEQAAGWVRKSSVFPATFGLACCAIEMMTTGAGRYDLARFGMEVFRGSPRQADLMIVAGRVSQKMAPVLRQVYDQMPNPKWVISMGVCASSGGMFNNYAIVQGVDHIVPVDIYLPGCPPRPEMLIDAILKLHQKIQTSKLGVNAEEAAREAEEAALKALPTIEMKGLLR
- a CDS encoding NADH-quinone oxidoreductase subunit A — protein: MNAYAPILVLGALGAGFAIFSVVMATLIGPKRYNRAKLEAYECGIEPTPTPAGGGRFPIKYYLTAMLFIVFDIEIVFLYPWAVTFDALGVFGLVEMLLFVLTVFVAYAYVWRRGGLEWD